One window of the Oncorhynchus kisutch isolate 150728-3 unplaced genomic scaffold, Okis_V2 scaffold4055, whole genome shotgun sequence genome contains the following:
- the cebpa gene encoding CCAAT/enhancer-binding protein alpha translates to MEQPNLYEVAPRPLMTSLAQSQQSAYCYKDPSAAGPGAGGDLGEICENENSIDISAYIDPAAFNDEFLADLFHNSSKQEKLKLANSEYESYPHGVSSGSGAHHQQQQQQGYGCIPGYMDTSKLEPIYDNQSTRIRPVAIKQEPREEDEMSHSMPPTYHHSHQHLPQHLSHLQYQIAHCAQTTMHLQPGHPTPPPTPVPSPHHRDGSMSSVGSMKMMGRDDRDRDRGKSKKRVDKASTEYRLRRERNNVAVRKSRDKAKMRNVETQHKVIELASDNERLRKRVEHLTRELDTLRGIFRQLPDGSFKPMANCQ, encoded by the coding sequence ATGGAGCAACCAAACCTCTATGAGGTCGCCCCACGACCCCTAATGACCAGCCTAGCCCAGAGTCAGCAAAGCGCCTACTGCTACAAAGACCCCTCCGCTGCTGGACCCGGAGCAGGAGGAGACCTCGGCGAGATCTGTGAGAACGAAAACTCCATTGACATCAGCGCTTACATCGACCCTGCAGCCTTCAACGACGAGTTCCTGGCTGATCTATTCCACAACAGCTCGAAGCAAGAGAAACTCAAGCTGGCGAACAGTGAGTACGAATCCTACCCCCACGGGGTGAGCTCTGGCTCGGGGGCGCAccaccaacagcagcagcagcagggctATGGTTGTATTCCCGGGTATATGGACACATCTAAACTTGAACCCATTTACGATAACCAGTCCACGAGAATCAGACCTGTGGCGATAAAGCAAGAGCCCAGAGAAGAAGATGAAATGAGCCATTCTATGCCTCCAACCTACCACCATTCCCACCAGCATCTCCCACAGCACCTATCCCATCTTCAGTACCAGATTGCGCACTGCGCGCAGACGACCATGCATCTCCAACCGGGACACCCGACGCCTCCACCGACGCCCGTCCCGAGTCCACACCACAGGGATGGCAGCATGTCCTCCGTTGGATCCATGAAGATGATGGGACGCGACGACCGAGACCGAGACCGGGGTAAATCCAAAAAGCGCGTCGACAAGGCCAGCACGGAGTACCGGTTGAGGCGGGAGAGGAACAACGTCGCGGTGAGGAAGAGTAGAGACAAGGCGAAAATGCGCAATGTTGAGACGCAGCATAAAGTGATCGAGCTGGCGTCGGACAACGAAAGACTGCGGAAGAGAGTGGAACATCTTACCCGAGAACTGGACACATTAAGGGGCATCTTCAGACAACTTCCCGATGGATCTTTCAAACCCATGGCCAACTGCCAGTGA
- the cebpg gene encoding CCAAT/enhancer-binding protein gamma, with amino-acid sequence MSKRSQQTINTEQNRGTVSVIQGQASGATTTTSRPPGGSLQLVPQLVPATPAEGGGGGGKAKMKKTSGDKDSDEYRQRRERNNLAVKKSRMRSKQKAQDTQQRVNELKEENERLEAKIKLLSKELSVLKDLFLEHAHNLADNVQAPGAEGASPAHNNNNNNNGACNNNNSQ; translated from the coding sequence ATGAGCAAGAGGTCGCAGCAGACGATAAACACGGAGCAGAACAGGGGGACTGTTAGTGTGATCCAGGGCCAGGCTAGtggagcaacaacaacaacatcaagacCACCAGGAGGAAGCTTACAGCTGGTACCCCAGCTAGTCCCTGCCACCCCagctgaaggaggaggaggaggaggcaaggcCAAGATGAAGAAGACGTCGGGGGACAAGGACAGTGATGAGTACCGTCAGCGGCGGGAAAGGAACAACCTGGCGGTTAAGAAGAGCAGGATGAGATCCAAGCAGAAGGCCCAAGACACGCAGCAACGTGTCAACGAGCTGAAAGAGGAGAACGAGAGGCTGGAGGCCAAGATCAAGCTGCTCAGCaaagagctgtctgtcctcaagGACCTCTTCCTGGAACACGCCCACAACCTGGCCGACAACGTCCAAGCGCCTGGCGCGGAGGGTGCCAGCCCcgcccacaacaacaacaacaacaacaatggggcgtgtaacaacaacaacagccagtga